The sequence AAGTTAATCGCTCATATCTTTAAATAGCcgttatttatatatcatatgaGATTTGTTTAATTAGCCTAAATAGGCTGTATAAGAGCTCTGaagaaatattaaaagatttgGATTGCGTATGGCTGGCCATACGATGGTAGCCTATCTAAATTAGGGTATGGAAAATGCATAGGATATAAACTATAGCTACTACattgtatttctttatatttagtaGCCTAGActttttcttctgaaaataaGAAAAGTTCATTTGCAGCTTAAAATTTGTTAGTAAAATCAATGTAGTGTTGTAAAGTAAAGTTACAATCTGCActttacattttgttaataaaataatataaattattacagtTGAAATTATAGTGGTAAGTTCAACagcagaacattttttaaatgtaataagtaCTATAAGTATTGTCATTTACGTTTGTaatagtaattacatttttaatgtatagtTTTCTGGATGTAGGTCTATAgccagaaggagaaaaaaaaaggaaaatgaaaaaccACAAGCTCTCTGCAATCTGGACAATCACTGTCTGTATGTGAAAGCATCATGCCAGAGGCCAGACAGCCTGTCCACTGAGAGCTAGTAACTGTTTATTGCCCACCTATTTCAGCAGATGGAATAATCTGAGAACATTTGATAACATTCCAAGTACTGCCACACCTATATTTCAGAATTTTGCATGCAGAGtcctaaaacactgaaaaatttgAACATATTCTTAAATAAAACATAGTGCTTTTCTAATcactttttaattagttttttatcaGGGTTTTCTTGTCACAAGgagatacaaaaaataaatacacatttttaatttaaatgatattaaatccTCAGTAATGAAAGTGATACAGTTATGCAATAGAATAGCATAATAATGATacagaatttaaatatattggaGCAATAGTAAAGCTATTtacaaagactttttttatttaaaaaaatcttttttcaaaGTATGTCTGGTGCACATTAGTAATCATCAGAGTATAACATGAACCTAGGGTCCGCTGCATGTGATCTATGCAATCTAAATCTGATTTTAATTTTTCCAAGCAGGAAAGAGACGGAAATAAGGAATAAGTGCCATGGCTTTTGGCTTTTAATTATAACTGTGTCAAGAAGCAGTGGGGTCAGCGAGCACCTGCATCAGTGTCTTCTGATTGAGCTGGATCTTATTGTACAGCATGAAGCGAACCTTCCCTTCACTCCCGCTCTGTCTCCTTACATTCCTGCTCCTGTCCCAGCAGTGCACAGGAATCAGATGGCTGTGAGTTGCTCTTTATTCTTAATATAtaccaaaactgtttaaaatgcattcaagatGTTTTAAAAGCTGACTGATTTGTCAaattatctgcaaaaaaaaaaaaaaaaaaaaaaaaaaaattggaacctgggaaaatatgttttcttggtagtaaaaaaatgGGATTGGAAAAAATCTTCACAGAATTTTATCTTAATTCTATTAACTCAAAGGAAAATCCAACTGAACACTATTTTCCTGGTAACTTGTGATTTCTGCAGAATGTTTTGTATTCACATAATCATACTGCTGATGCATTGCGATAGAAAACATGATGGTGGAGAAATTGGGCCGTGAAGAGGCCATTTTGCATGAACAAGATGCTGGTAGAGGTCTTGATATTGCATGGCAAGAAATGCAAAACAGATGCCGCCATAAACACCTGTGTTCCTTGGATAACAAAGACGGagagtgtatatatgtgtgtgtgtgtgtggaggttaAGACAGGGGTCTGTCAGTCACAGCATATCATGGAACATAAAGTGGCGGCCCCTAATCTGAAACAGGCAAAGGTAGAGCGGGCATTAGTTGGTTCTCACGAATAGTGATACATGTATGCATTGTAGTAATAGCAATGCTTCAATTTGGAAAGGTTTCCCTGCAAAGTCTTACtgaaattaatattgtttatctCTGGAGATAATTTCTAAGATAAATGTATGATTAGCATTTTCTACTATGACTTAAGCTTGCAAAAATTCCTCTGGCATTGTCCGACAGCACCGTGGAACATTCACAAAAGTTTTAACAATAACCAAATCATTTTGcagataaacaacattttttccaTTGGCAATTGCTTTTTGGTGCCTTTTCTTGCTTCCAAGCGATACAGAAATAATCTTCTTCCATTTTGGTCTAATCTTGATTGATTATCTCTGGGAATGGGTTGTTGTTTGCATGCCTTTGCGTGAGACACTGAACAATTTTAGCCCGCAGCCTAAATGTGTGCGAGCAAGCTTTCGCAAACGTATTTAAACCGTTGATGTCACTCCTAATATTTTAGAGTTGGCTTTAACCATGTTTATTTGACTATGCTTCATTTAGTCACTTTAAATTCAAGACTTGCCACAAATATTTTGATCACTTTTTCACACCCCCAAACATTTTAATGAGTATTTCAAGTGTCTGTTTAACTTATAAtacaaaatttgattaaatttctACAACTCAAAAGACATTTATATCAATGCACACAGTTCACCGACATCCAGTGTTCGCTGAAACATATGCGTTTCCTCATCTAGGTCGCTATCGCAGACCACACAACACATCAACAAGACCCAGCACTGCAAGACGTTGCCAGGCCTCGTCTCCTCTCAGGCTCAGCTCTGTAGGAGTAACCTGGAACTCATGCAAACCATCATCCAAGCAGCACGGGAGGTTAAAAAGGTCTGCCAAAAGACCTTCACAGACATGCGCTGGAACTGTTCCTCCATTGATGCTCCAAAATTCCTCCCGGACCTGGAACGAGGTGAGATACAGAGGAAAATCATGTCCaaagaggatttatttccaattGAAGTCTATTTGGTGTGAAGCGTTTCTGAAATCTATCCACAGATGTTCTGTTTAGACATAGCAAGCCTTAAATTTTTCGAAAGGGCTGCTGTCCGTCCATTGCCAGCCTCTTCAAGGGAGCCACACACCTCTCTTTATACCCAAGTGTGGTTTCCATTCAGGCCTTAGTAGGTCTGAGGAACCCATCTAACTCTTTATGAGGGCAATGCTTTAAAAAGCAGCCTACGGTGATCTCTAAACACTCAGGGTAACACAGACTATGCCAGTTACATGCTGCAATTCAGCCTAAGTGCCTGGCTGCATAATAAAAGAAATCGTACCCCTAACCACCCAGAAACCTCCGACCAGCAGAATTCTTGTGCGTCGCTCTTCTTTCTCATGCTCTGTTTGATGAGAGGCTTCACGGAGGAGCAGCGTTTACTATGAGGACAAACAATAGGATCCTTTCTATTCAATGAGAGTTGCTATTGAGCGAGTTAGTCAGTAATGGACAGAGAATTGCCTTTTTTCCTGGTTTCACGGTCGTTTAAAGCCTACAGTTTTACCCTGTGTCCGACCCCTGTAGCACAGATGTGATTTTCAGCTGTGAACCAACTAAAGAAAtatgaaatcaattaaataaaatagtcgcaaaaaagattttgttgagatattttttttctatggattAACGATGCAGCGTCATGTCTTGAATTTCCACACATGGCGGTGACACTTGCATGCTACGTTTTGGCGGTTGGCTTAAAGCACTCCTTCCTGCCTCTTGTAAGTGCACTGCTAAGGAGACGGCCTTTGATGTACCTTGTACAGGGTCAAGTTGAGCCTCTCCTGTTTCTACACCTATTATCTTGTCATGACATATGTGCACTGAGAACAGTTCCATAATCTCCGCCATTATCCTTTCGTACTGCATACTGACGGGTTTCTCAtgttgctttgctttgctttttttgtaagggaaaaaagTCAGTTAAAGTATTCAgaattcatgttttctttttatataagcaactaattttaataaaaaaaaatttcttttagGAACAAGGGAATCTGCATTTGTATATGCGCTCTCCGCAGCTGCTATAAGTCACACTATAGCACGGGCATGCACATCCGGAGACCTGAGGCTGTGCTCATGTGGTCCGATTCCAGGTGAAATACCAGAACCTGGGTACAGGTGGGGCGGCTGTGCTGATAACCTGCATTATGGTCTCCTCATGGGCTCCAAGTTTTCTGATGCCCccatgaagatgaagaagaagtcTGGCTCGAATGCCAACAAGCTGATGCATCTTCACAATAGTGAAGTGGGCAGACAGGTAAGCGGTGCCTCACAGAAACCATGTGGCATCAATTCACTACAAAACCAAAATCACATGACTTGAGTCTGATTCAAaccacatttatatttaaaatgggttattacattttagtttgattggatttcaaagtttttttctttatttgatacATGATGTGTAATGAGGAAAAAGCTGCTCAAATTCACTAATATGTTGCATTCCCTGCGTAAActgtcaaaatgtcttttttttattgtcttcatCTGAATCCATTCCACTTTTCCCCCCTACGCAGGCTTTGCGAGACGCTCTGGTTATGAAGTGCAAATGCCATGGTGTTTCTGGTTCTTGCTCCATTCGGACCTGTTGGAGAGGCCTACAGGACCTGAAGGACATCGCCATGGACCTAAAGACCAAGTATTTGTCAGCCACTAAAGTGGTTCATCGGCCCATGGGCACACGCAAACAACTCGTCCCCAAAGATATCGACATCCGGCCAGTCAGAGAGAATGAGCTGGTTTATCTGCAGAGTTCACCGGATTATTGCATGAGGAATGACAAGTTGGGCTCTTTTGGTACTCAGGACAGGTGAGACTAACTAATTAACAAATTACATACTTAGGTATAAAAATTCCCTGACAATACTTTAACAGGCcctaatgcaatatatatatatatattgacttaaCTAGAATCAAATTTAGCTTGCTTTAAAAGCCTTGTTTTTAACTTTGATTAGTCACTGATCAGAATAACAAAATATTCCacatattaaaaactattataaattgGCAGGTTATCTCTAAACACAATGATCTTGTGATTAGATGTTTGCCTTAGGTTTTTCATTGGCACTTTAAGATGTCTCATCTCTTCCTCCTGTGGTGGCACTATTTTTTTGAAAAGCCCTGATAAagccagactgtgtgtgtgtacacgcgTGTCTCTGACATGTCCAAAGTGACTGTGTCCTCTTTACTGttatcacagtctgtctgtgagtaATGCTGCTATTCACAGAGCTAAGAGCTCTCAGCTGATAGCAGCTCTGCACACACAAATTAGCCAACAATGAATTCTTCCTGCTTATTTCCCATTGCTTTATCAGTGAAGACACAGGTGTAGATTTAGGTAAGAGTGGAATAACCGCAGCTTCCTTGCTTTtgttatatttgcatttaaatgtcgTCAAGTTTGCTTTTTTGGCTAAACTTTGTGAAACTACTGGTTCATAAGACatgaattttcagcaaaaataaaatacattaatgactTTTCAATATTTTCAGTTGAACATAAAAAGCGTTTAGGTTTTTATAGGCATTATAGGTTAGTGCGCTGATAACCTAGAGACATGCTATATGTCAGGTGCACTGAACACACAGAATGCATCCTCAGCCTTAGTGCTGATAAGACTACTCACGCGTGCTTTTTGTTCATATATTTAGTGCTTGGCAGTACTTGGTCCTTGGTCACAAGACATTGGCGTGTTTTGTAATCAGTAGAGAATGTCAACAGAGAACTGTGTGTGTCACACATGTTGCTTCCATGGTGGTCTGGTATGCAAGGGGTTCAGCACCTCTGTTTATTCCATCACCCCATACCTGTCTTTAAAACAACTGCTGTCCTCAGATGAACATTGTGTTATGTTTTGATGTCAGTTTTTTATGAAGGGtcagttattataattataccATACAAcaagggtgaatctcatgaacaCTGTGAAGAAATCCAGGTCATGTTTTACCCCAAAATCAGCAGAAAGAattgaagaaaatatattttgcctgAAGAAAATGTTTACACTGACATTATTTTTGTGACAACTAAGCACACTTcccattgggggaaaaaaaaaacattcttattgCTGTAATGCCAATAataatgtgagtgtgagtgcatgtgtgtgtttaaattattacatatatatatatatatatatatatatatatatatatatagcaaaagagcgagagagagcattgttttttggggattaaaataaaaaagcttctgtattaaagtaataatgtaggtaatgagaaatattaaattattatgtaaattacaaGTTAAATGTCCATACAAATTCTGGGAATGCagttttcatgaaaatatattatttcatatggtttactaatatattttattaaaatattttaattatttaaaatatagaaaatatatttctgcagatttttctgcaaaaaaatatcTGGACCACCAAAATATATTTCCTCAATATGCAAAGTGCTGATAAAATATAatggcaaataataaaaaaaatatatatatatagataaattacagaaaaaatgtttctataaaattgtattttacctAAATATGTGTGTGCTTTGACACACTAAAGacactgtatttttttcatttgcacatcctaagtttttaaaatgtttctataatGAGAATTTTGGGACgtggaaatgtgcttaattttttataactGTTGTTCTAATGATAATTAAGCACATTAAGAACAATAGAACTACATATTGTAGTCTCAtaatttctttctatttttctttttttatttgatgttgtgGCGAAAtgtgacctgttttttttttcagcgatATTTACCCATGAAGTCAGGAAGCTGCTATCATTGCACATCCTCTCTTTGTGATTTAAAGAGTCTTAAGATAATGAGCCGTGAGTGTTACCCTAACTAGACCTGCAGAGATGGCTTCTCTAATCTGATTTGGCGATGAGAGATGGGGAGACCAAATGACAAGCTTAGTGCAGCCCTGAACGTATCTCATCTGAAGTTACATTACTCTGCATGTTCCTCACGCTGCTTTGTGAGCCGCAAGACTGCTATTAATGAAATTGGCGCATTAGAAGTTCAGACAGAACAACATCCCAGAGGCTTAGAGATGATCGGTATcactaaaaaaacaagaaacaatctTGAAGTGAGTGAGagctgttttaaaatgtgttttcacttTGGAATGAAACTTAAAGTTCTGATCACAGCTGTTAAATTGTTAAACTGATGGTAAAACCAGATCACTTTAGAGACGTTAGGGGTTTGGAAGCAAAATGTACTAAATTtgacttctttttctttcttatttaatttaaggTCTCTTCATGAATAATTAACCGTTTGACTGTATAACTCCACATTGGTGCAGGTCAGCAGAACATATGCTACTCATTGAGTCCTAAAGCATATTTACCTGCCTTTCTGCCCTTTCAGCATTGACCTGGGAGAGACTTTAACTTTTAGTTCGTTTTAAATAACAGCATtcttcacctctctctctcattctctagTAGCCATCCCCTCTTGTCTGTCTCTCAGCACCCTGAGCATTAACACcacacaattataaaacaatgcaCTTACGCTGAGAGGGCTACACACAGGCAGACCCCTAGTGTATAGAGCGTGATTTATGACAGGGATGTTCATTGCTCAAGATGCCTCTGGCTTCAGTACATGAGGGCGTCTGCAGGATCCACTTAAATGCAAGAGAAAATGTTCCCTGGGTACGAATCATCTGGCTCTTAAAACGAGTTATAAGAAGGTTTAGTGCTGTTGGTTTAATATGTGGTTGGGCTAAATGTTTACCTTGGTTTGAAAAGACGCTTATGTTTGGTCATTTCTTTCATGGTCACAGAAATGTTTGGTCATCTAtttgtgtgaatgtatttttGAAGTCATGTTTCTGAAATTCGATATACAAAATAGTTTAGATTAGGTATGAGTTAATTGTCTAACATCTGACTAGTCagttagtatatttatttattttttaagtatgtaaataattttttccccaatcaatattgaattttaaatatatttaaatatatataaaaatatatatttttttaaattatctttttttaatgttagaaaattgcctgttttatattttttcaataaaaaattataatagatacatatagaaaagatttattcaaatatttctataaaaactGATCAGTCACTCAATATAGTaagatcaaaaatatttaaaaaattaaagaaaaatgtaaaaaaatatatatattttcacagattgttctataacaaaatatatgtccttattattgaaaagtgttgatgtcaaataaattaaaatggactttttagaaatatttatttattgtaatatttatttatatatttttataaaaactataatacaaatatattattttatcaaaaatataaaatcatagaAACAATATTCCTCAATATGAAGTGCCGattaaaaaatgtcatatgaataaaaatggacttttataaaaaaaatatgaagaaattttttttttattttttttatttttttattttacccatATTTGTGTGTGCTTCCTTGTTTTAAGATAAcctgttaataaaatatgtaaaagtcACCTAAAAATGCCTTCCTTATGAGTGATTATCTTTGCCAAACCACTGACagcaataatgtttttattatgtttgttggTGGTACAGCATGTCCTATAAAGttctttttgtctgtttattctgCAGGCAGTGCAATAAAACCTCCAGTGGAAGTGACAGCTGTGATCTGATGTGCTGTGGCAGAGGCTACAACCCATACTCAGAGAAAGTGGTGGAGCGATGCCACTGCAAATACCACTGGTGCTGCTACGTCACGTGCAAGAAGTGCGAGAGGACAGTGGAGAAATACGTGTGCAAATGAGTCGGCTCTCCATCTCTGCAGTCGCCGCCGACAATTGTCCTGATCCCTGTCACACGTACCTATTCTCAGCTAAACTAATCTAAAGGAGATCTGGAATGTGCTCTACTCATTGCAACAGAACTGGACAGAATTCTCATTCGAATTCCCAGACTTTGTGGTTGCAAGAGCTGAAAATTTCAAGACTTGATTCTGTTCTAGATATATTCAGCCTGGGTGTGGAGCATAACTTTTGTCTACATGACTTACTTGGCCACAAATAACCAAAGCATGTTACCAACGAGGCTTTCTTTTGTCATACGCTTTCCATCTTATATGATTTTGAGAAGACATGGTTTATTTTTGGCTTCATGAACTTTTATAAACTCAGAAGctggactttatttttttactgcacaAGTGAACATGGTTTTTGTTGAAAACACCCAGCTCACCGTCCTCAAGAGGATTTTTACTCctcatcttttttttaaacataaaaacatatgctCCTTTATCCAGATCTTAAAAGTCTATTTTCTTACACAATACCTGGGtccgtttatttttatttcttaaaaaggTACATTTTCCCTGTTTTTGGCATAATTTTTCAGCACTCTCCATAGAACCTTCGGAATCGCATGACGTTCCAGAGGATTCCACATTCCAAGTTCTAAGGGATTCAGACCTCAATGCTCAGATGGTACTTGATTTTCACCAGTTAAGACTGTTTAATAGACTGACGAGATAAAGAAAGTGCTGATCACGCAAAGGGAACTTCACATGTGGCTTTTGAATGAGGAACTTACAATAGCTTCCATCTGTTGGTTGGTTACTTCAATTCTAGAGGGTGAATACCTGTATTTATTCCACATATATCAACAAGGACATTGGACTGTATGTGTTGTGCCTTGTTATATTTTTACCcaacataaaaaaatgctgaCTTTCAAATGCCAAACCTCTCTGAGCATGTGAACAGAAAATGTGGGTCACCTATTATGGCTGTAATAAGTTGTGAACCACTTATCTGTGGATGTACATACTGTCATTTTTGTAtgctgaattaaaaaagaaatatttatgaaCTAATTAAAAATCTTTACCATTTAAACCTGTAAGactcccttttttcttttaattcaaaTGGACTTTCACGAGATGTTGAGCAAGACGGATTGCAAAAACATAGTTGTCATTAATTTAAGTTCCATGTCTTGAGCAAATACCAATTTAGCACAATTACACATGACACTTCTATAAATCATCTCACACTTGTTATTGTTCCGATTAAACGCACACAAGAACCGGTCTCTCGAACTCAAAAACCTTGGGAAAGTGTTTGTTTGGACACCATAGGCTAATAAATAGCAACGTGCTAGCGCTAACAATACCTCGCGCTTGGCACAATGAGCTCAACTCTTTCCAGTGTTTAATTGACCATTACTGAGGGTCCTGCGAGTACGACGGTTGTTTTATTCAGGTTTTACAACAACAGAGAAGATGACGTAGATGGAGTGAAATGTTACATTAAGGCTCAGTTCCTTATTATGTTCGAATTTCTTCATAATTGCTTCTCATAGTACGACCAGGGCGGAAAGATCTTCAAGAGGTTAGCGTTAAAACAAGCCTCTTGGCTTTAGCTGTTTTAACACTTTGAGTTCATGAACACCACCAGGCAAGCACATGTTCTCCACGTTGACCGAGATTATAAGAGTGCAATCTCGTCCAGAAAAGCAGACTGGTAATCTTGGGAGGTTTTACAGTGTTTCGTTTGTTTGCGGTAGTCAAGAAATCAGTGTGGGGGTGATTAGCACATATTCTGAATGGATTTTAATGATGAAAGTGCACAGTTCGTATACAGAACAGTTTCGCCTTGTTAGCTAGCCAAGCTGTTGTCATGGACTCATAAGGGTTTTTCATGCTGAGACTGCTCTCGGGCCAAGAACAACGCTGGTGTTTTCATACATGCCGAGGAAAATCCTGTAACAGAAAATCATTTGTAAAGAGGGACCGCTGAGAAGGAAGCGACGTGGTTGTACATCACATTTCAAGTCGATTATAACCCAAATACAATTGCAGATAGTAAGCAAGCTCATTACATCCTGTTCTCTGTATCAGTGTTGAACCAGACTTTCAACGCAGATTAGGGTTATTATCCTAATAACAGTTAATGTTATTTGAAGAGATCTCGGCGCGGGGGGGCTCGTTTGATTTGAACCTGTTCATGGAATTGAAAGATTCTAATCTCATATAGGCCGCATTAGGGTTATTTCCTAATAAATAGAATATTCTCTAGAAATTTCAAGATCAATAGAAtgttatctatatataattttttttttttttttttttttacctgtcttgattgcCTACAACAAAAGAACATTGGCAGAGGCTGTTCAATGCACTTAGGGTTTTGGAAAAATCAACATGAGGCGCTTGTACAAGTCTAAACCATTTGGTGTAAGAAACATTTCTATAGACAAAGTTTTTCTCTAAAAATATCCGTTTCATAAAATGGTATCTTGGTTTTGCAGTTGTTGAAGTCTAAAGACTTTCTGTCGCAACTTAGAggtaaaaaagtttaaaaacagttcattagtttttaatataaaatagtattttcgttGGCTTCACTTTTGGATGAAAATTTTAGTGTTCAAGgcgtcttcaaaaaaaaaaataacaagtttAATGAACAATTCTAAACCAGCCCACCATTCAATAATATTGTAAGAAACATGGCCTTGTTGGAGGGGCATCAAGCCCTAGGGGGGGCCATGGAAACTCGAATGCCCACCACAAGCGCCGGGCACCTCTAAATATCAGTTCAGCTAAAGAATATCAATGCATCCAGTCTGTTCATGCACCGTTTTGTGAAAATCACATGAGGCGCTTGTAACTTCTAAACCagtttggtgtagaaacaattttctagtattttcttaaaatagtatttttaggTAAATGTCTATTTTAGTGTACAAGAGTTTGCAAGAATTTGAAAGTGGGTTAAGTGTCTTGAAGAAATGTTGTTCATCAACCCATTCCTCTTACTGTGCAAAAGCCCACCATAATTCACCATCATGGTAAACCCCCAACTCGTATAACAAAATGTCTTTACAAAACCCCCATAACATAGCATAATACATTAACATGCTGTGTCTAAATTATTTATATTGCGCATTTCATACACTACATTTAACTGCACAAATTTATTACATTGCAGCTGAATGCAAAGCATGATGAGAATTGTCAAATTGAATATTTCTGTGTCACAGTATAAGTTCTGaatgaacataacattttattaaaccctacattcatttcatttcatttgattttttcaatgtttttcatGCCATTTGTACTAGATTGAAGCACtgtattttatctatctatttatttatttattaaaaaaaaattcccagttACTGTATATGGTCTCTTCCTGAATAAATGTGGGCAGTTCTTGTCCAGAATAAGATGGAAACTGACCCAAACTTTAAAGaagtagtttacccaaaaatgaaaatgttttaatcatttactcactcatgtcattccaaacctgtacacgTTTCTTTcatatgttgaacacaaaagaatatactGTAAAGAACCTaagtagggaaagaaatactatggaagtcaatggggga is a genomic window of Cyprinus carpio isolate SPL01 chromosome B10, ASM1834038v1, whole genome shotgun sequence containing:
- the wnt11 gene encoding protein Wnt-11, yielding MKRTFPSLPLCLLTFLLLSQQCTGIRWLSLSQTTQHINKTQHCKTLPGLVSSQAQLCRSNLELMQTIIQAAREVKKVCQKTFTDMRWNCSSIDAPKFLPDLERGTRESAFVYALSAAAISHTIARACTSGDLRLCSCGPIPGEIPEPGYRWGGCADNLHYGLLMGSKFSDAPMKMKKKSGSNANKLMHLHNSEVGRQALRDALVMKCKCHGVSGSCSIRTCWRGLQDLKDIAMDLKTKYLSATKVVHRPMGTRKQLVPKDIDIRPVRENELVYLQSSPDYCMRNDKLGSFGTQDRQCNKTSSGSDSCDLMCCGRGYNPYSEKVVERCHCKYHWCCYVTCKKCERTVEKYVCK